One genomic window of Glycine soja cultivar W05 chromosome 9, ASM419377v2, whole genome shotgun sequence includes the following:
- the LOC114367184 gene encoding uncharacterized protein LOC114367184 yields the protein MCCILKDVQVLISSLHVYVTLLFKSKLKSKTSTSIFFSLPNQHTLLQTNKHTHTHKFSSKMFSAKKAELHPPKTVLQIKQDDKFFSRLLSKESSMSKPSFRMAVAVPFVWESQPGTPKYTFSEDTLPPLTPPPSYFVNFITKKNKPLKKRSRSNLFLALFPKLNLKKKNILSPSSPSSPSSLWSTSDHSSKVVPMGKHGRRRFLSFGSSFDFRGDDEEESASASATTTSTTSKLCFGISRSTSTLASIGFRGSSRRS from the coding sequence ATGTGTTGCATATTAAAAGATGTCCAAGTGCTGATTTCATCTCTCCATGTATATGTGACACTATTATTTAAATCAAAACTAAAGTCCAAAACCTCTACCtccatatttttttctctccctaATCAGCATACCCTTTTGCAAACCAAcaagcacacacacacacacaaattctCATCAAAGATGTTCAGTGCCAAAAAAGCTGAGCTTCATCCCCCAAAGACAGTGCTCCAAATCAAGCAAGATGACAAGTTCTTCAGCAGGCTTCTTTCCAAGGAAAGTTCCATGTCCAAACCCTCTTTCAGAATGGCTGTTGCAGTCCCTTTTGTTTGGGAGTCTCAACCTGGCACCCCCAAGTACACTTTCTCTGAGGACACTCTCCCACCCCTCACTCCTCCACCTTCCTATTTTGTTAACTTCatcaccaaaaaaaacaaaccaCTGAAGAAACGCTCAAGATCAAATCTCTTCTTAGCACTCTTTCCAAAACTAAATCTCAAGAAGAAAAACATTCTCTCACCCTCTTCACCTTCCTCTCCATCTTCTCTATGGTCAACCTCAGATCATTCTTCCAAAGTAGTTCCAATGGGGAAGCATGGAAGAAGGCGCTTTCTAAGCTTTGGTTCATCTTTTGACTTTAGAGgagatgatgaagaagagagTGCTAGTGCTAGTGCTACTACTACTTCAACTacttcaaaactttgctttggcaTTTCTCGTTCTACAAGCACTTTGGCTAGTATTGGCTTCCGAGGCTCAAGCAGGAGGTCATGA
- the LOC114425336 gene encoding uncharacterized protein LOC114425336, protein MCILCVIQKWSRRVATMLPWLVIPFIGLWALSQLLPPAFRFEITSPRLACVFVLLITLFWYEILMPWLSAWRVRRNARIRERKRFEAIEMQKLRKTATRRCRNCLNPYRDQNPGGGRFMCSYCGHVSKRPVLDLPVLPGFGISNSGIVKDLVGKNGKIVNSKVWSENGWMCSQEWLENGSWVGGSILGNPSNWRTNGSAGLYGGDEHCLTEPSYSGISVFVCRLLTTFFVSIRWLWRKTFRLSSREDCSSDAEHRALLAKRGESGPNLNESRGERARRKAEEKRQARLEKELLEEEERKQREEVSRLVEERRRLRDEKMEAEKERSKSSYPSKEKDSRKEAERKHQEKRKEKDKGSSKSNSDVEEVDRRASKESERKCDFDKKSETDRRELQKSGFESGKGHNTDNTHSKNVAANSYNRGSTGTRYLDRMRGTILSSSKALGFGKGANAPGTVVKENKFNGSVNHIHSTASRKDICPPDRSTAKSNLNGNDTNINHSVPPEPQPWSPWIAPKKSWQQLFTRSSTVAQSSNSNVICRPNSKIQAEAKSPQLSGQSPITQPFNNPIQFGLPSPFNISSYPIGSTGSSQGFSPAIEPLYSPVENISHDFIHEEQELFEDPCYIPDPVSLLGPVSESLDNFQLDLGSGFVTDTKMAMPHSLKNTSAGSDVNKPSPIESPMSREKNSCSNRFPSISQAQDMQSFPAANEKGTWQMWNTLPLGQEGLGLVGDPANWFLSPQRDVLNKDDFVLPSSKTMDSLFKTDDNIISSNHSSQHVFLPNVQSGGTFSPVTGSNGYDPWSQGALFPPLSGGLKAQESATQNEIIYGSRSGSASNHMLECSPANSWSRNEWPVKGAVEGLGKSSVARPHIKKRV, encoded by the exons ATGTGTATACTGTGTGTGATTCAGAAGTGGTCTCGCCGGGTTGCTACAATGCTGCCTTGGTTGGTTATTCCGTTCATTGGTCTCTGGGCGCTCTCTCAGCTTCTGCCGCCAGCTTTTCGCTTCGAGATTACTTCGCCTCGTCTTGCTTGTGTCTTTGTGTTGCTGATTACTCTCTTTTGGTATGAGATTTTGATGCCTTGGCTGTCGGCTTGGCGGGTGAGGAGGAATGCTAGGATTAGGGAGAGGAAGAGGTTTGAGGCCATAGAAATGCAGAAGTTGAGGAAGACGGCTACGAGGCGGTGTCGCAACTGTTTGAACCCGTATAGGGATCAGAACCCTGGTGGGGGTAGGTTTATGTGTTCGTACTGTGGCCACGTTTCGAAGAGGCCCGTTTTAGACTTGCCTGTGCTGCCAGGGTttgggatttcaaattctggTATAGTTAAGGACTTGGTTGGGAAAAATGGCAAGATAGTGAATAGCAAGGTTTGGTCTGAAAATGGGTGGATGTGCAGTCAGGAATGGTTGGAGAATGGCAGTTGGGTTGGTGGGTCTATTCTAGGTAATCCTAGCAACTGGAGGACAAATGGGAGTGCTGGCCTTTATGGAGGTGATGAGCATTGTTTGACAGAGCCATCGTATTCTGGTATATCAGTTTTTGTTTGCAGGCTTTTGACAACTTTTTTCGTGAGCATTAGATGGCTCTGGAGAAAGACTTTTAGGCTTAGTTCAAGGGAAGACTGTTCGTCTGATGCTGAACATAGGGCACTCTTAGCAAAACGGGGTGAGAGTGGGCCAAACCTCAATGAAAGTAGAGGGGAAAGAGCACGCAGGAAAGCTGAGGAGAAAAGACAGGCTAGGCTAGAAAAAGAACTTTTGGAGGAGGAAGAGAGAAAACAGAGGGAGGAGGTTTCAAGGCTAGTGGAGGAGCGTAGGAGGCTGAGAGATGAGAAAATGGAAGCTGAAAAAGAACGCAGCAAATCATCATATCCTAGTAAGGAGAAAGACAGTAGGAAGGAAGCTGAAAGGAAGCaccaggaaaaaagaaaagagaaagataaggGTTCTAGTAAGAGCAACTCTGATGTAGAAGAAGTGGATAGAAGAGCCAGCAAGGAAAGTGAACGGAAGTGTGACTTTGACAAAAAGAGTGAAACTGACCGTAGAGAGCTCCAGAAGTCTGGGTTTGAAAGTGGCAAGGGACATAATACAGACAATACACATAGTAAAAATGTTGCTGCAAACAGTTACAACCGTGGAAGTACTGGAACAAGGTACCTTGATCGTATGCGTGGTACAATTTTGTCTTCTTCTAAAGCTCTTGGTTTTGGAAAGGGTGCTAATGCTCCTGGAACTGTggtgaaagaaaacaaatttaatgGCTCTGTCAATCATATTCATTCAACTGCTTCCAGGAAAGATATATGTCCTCCTGATCGTTCCACTGCTAAATCCAATTTGAATGGAAACGATACGAATATAAATCACTCT GTTCCCCCAGAACCACAGCCATGGAGTCCATGGATTGCACCTAAAAAGTCATGGCAGCAATTATTTACTCGTTCCTCAACTGTTGCTCAATCCTCAAACTCAAATGTAATATGTAGACCAAATTCCAAAATTCAAGCTGAAGCCAAAAGCCCACAGTTATCTGGCCAGTCACCAATTACACAGCCATTTAACAATCCAATTCAATTTGGTCTTCCATCACCTTTTAATATTTCCAGCTATCCAATTGGATCAACCGGTAGCAGTCAAGGTTTTTCTCCTGCAATTGAACCCTTATACTCTCCAGTTGAAAATATTTCGCATGACTTTATACATGAAGAACAAGAGCTTTTTGAAGACCCCTGTTATATCCCTGATCCGGTATCCTTGCTTGGTCCTGTTTCTGAGTCActtgataattttcaattggACTTGGGAAGTGGCTTTGTGACAGACACAAAGATGGCAATGCCTCACTCTTTAAAAAACACATCTGCGGGTTCTGACGTCAATAAACCATCTCCAATTGAGTCCCCAATGTCCCGAGAAAAGAATAGCTGTTCTAATCGGTTTCCAAGTATCTCCCAGGCCCAGGATATGCAGTCATTTCCAGCTGCAAATGAGAAGGGAACATGGCAGATGTGGAATACTTTGCCACTTGGTCAGGAAGGTTTAGGTTTGGTTGGTGACCCAGCAAACTGGTTTTTATCCCCTCAAAGGGATGTGCTAAACAAGGATGATTTTGTGCTTCCATCATCTAAGACTATGGATTCTCTTTTTAAGACAGATGATAACATAATTTCCAGTAACCATTCTTCACAACATGTTTTTCTTCCTAATGTTCAGAGTGGTGGGACCTTCAGCCCGGTTACTGGTTCAAATGGTTATGATCCTTGGTCACAGGGTGCTTTATTTCCACCGTTGTCAGGTGGACTTAAAGCTCAGGAGAGTGCTACTCAGAATGAAATAATATATGGGAGTCGAAGTGGGTCTGCTAGCAACCACATGCTCGAGTGTTCTCCGGCTAACAGTTGGTCCAG AAATGAATGGCCTGTAAAAGGTGCTGTAGAAGGCTTAGGGAAGTCATCTGTCGCAAGGCCCCATATTAAAAAGAGGGTATGA